A single genomic interval of Antechinus flavipes isolate AdamAnt ecotype Samford, QLD, Australia chromosome 1, AdamAnt_v2, whole genome shotgun sequence harbors:
- the LOC127551711 gene encoding IQ domain-containing protein E-like codes for MSQEISEQGSEAEDDTVSAITCESDLEMKSKKKTFHNYPPRSPNSPYHAKSKQIATWRYLTGTMPLSGRMALTPQKLWLGPSKQGHTPGPPVYREKEDMYDEIIELKKSLHSQKGDVDFMKTKLRRLEEENNRKDRQIEHLMDPNRGCEFAWSMVDKRPGTGWVINGLKQKIIKLEQQCKEKDSTITKLQTNIKMTNLEEMKIAMETYYEEIHRLQVLLANIETTGKRSPTDKKSTQKRQKKLSATVLYLSRNVQELQEENQSLKEDLDRVLSNSPISNKAKGYSEWSKQRLMRRISELEKKVGELENTGSPSPEQVRLVPLIQSAPNTAPQDLLRSEHSEEGERGRAIVRKLKGDPGALSDKEYIPPYNTTTLLPPCEKVLASSC; via the coding sequence ATGTCACAGGAAATCAGTGAGCAGGGCTCGGAAGCGGAAGATGACACTGTATCTGCGATTACCTGCGAATCAGACTTAGAgatgaaatcaaaaaagaaaacttttcacaATTATCCACCAAGATCGCCAAACTCTCCCTATCACGCTAAGTCTAAACAGATCGCAACTTGGAGATATTTAACAGGGACAATGCCTCTCAGTGGCAGGATGGCTTTAACCCCGCAGAAGCTATGGCTCGGACCTTCAAAACAAGGTCATACTCCTGGGCCCCCTGTttacagagagaaggaagatatgTATGATGAGATTATTGAATTGAAGAAGTCATTACACTCTCAAAAAGGTGATGTggattttatgaaaacaaaacttCGTCGATTAGAAGAAGAGAACAACAGAAAGGATCGGCAGATTGAACACCTTATGGATCCTAATCGAGGCTGTGAATTTGCCTGGAGTATGGTTGACAAGAGGCCCGGTACTGGCTGGGTCATTAATGGGCTAAAACAGAAGATTATCAAATTGGAACAGCAGTGCAAGGAAAAGGACAGTACCATCACCAAACTTCAGACAAATATAAAGATGACTAATTTGGAAGAAATGAAGATAGCCATGGAGACTTACTACGAGGAAATCCATCGTCTCCAGGTTCTTTTGGCAAATATTGAAACTACAGGAAAGAGATCCCCAACCGACAAGAAGTCAACCCAGAAAAGGCAGAAGAAATTGAGCGCTACTGTCCTCTATTTGTCCAGAAATGTTCAAGAACTTCAGGAGGAGAACCAAAGCTTAAAAGAAGATCTGGACCGGGTGCTAAGCAATTCCCCTATTTCTAATAAAGCAAAAGGTTATAGTGAATGGAGTAAACAAAGGCTAATGAGACGAATCTCGGAGTTGGAAAAGAAAGTGGGTGAGCTCGAGAACACCGGATCTCCTTCTCCAGAACAGGTCAGATTGGTTCCCTTGATTCAGTCAGCGCCAAACACAGCACCGCAGGATCTGCTGAGATCTGAGCACTCTGAGGAGGGTGAGCGAGGTAGAGCAATAGTGAGAAAGCTGAAGGGGGACCCGGGCGCCCTGTCTGATAAAGAGTATATACCTCCTTACAACACAACTACCCTCCTTCCACCATGTGAAAAAGTACTTGCATCTTCGTGTTAA